A window of Campylobacter concisus genomic DNA:
GAGATAGATTATAGAAAAGAGCTTTATCCGCCATTTACTAGGCTTCTTCGCATTATCATCTCACATAAAGATGAACACATAGTAAAAAATACAATGAATGAATTTGTGCAAAGAATAGAACCTTTAAGAAGCGATGAGCTTGAGATCATAGGATACGGAAAGTGCCAGATAGAGTATCTTGGAAGCAAATTTAGATATGAAATTTTACTCCGCTCAAACTCTCATATACCTCTTTTAAAAGCTGCAAGCCTCTGCAAAAGCGAGCTTAGCGATATCGATATTGATCCAGTCAATTTTAGTTAAAAATGCTAGTCTAAAAACTATCCAACAAAGACATGGCAAATTTTAAAAATAGACATATAGAGAAACCTAATGCTTATGAAAGCATTATGGAATTTGATAAGTTGGCTATAAAGAGTAAGTAAAATTTTAGAAACTACATCCAATAAAAATACTAATTTTTATAAACTATTAAAAATAAATTTTCAAGCCTTTTAAAAGCCATTTTTCTTTATAATCCCCAATAAAAATTTAAAGGCAAAATTTTGCAACGATACCCAACAAAACAGATAAAAATTCGCAATGTTTTAATAGGTGGCGACGCGCCAATATCCGTGCAATCAATGACATTTTCAAAGACAAAAGACGTAAAAGGCACGCTTGAACAGATACAAAGGCTATATTTTGCAGGCTGTGACATCGTGCGCTGCGCAGTTTTTGACAAAGAAGACGCCAGCGCGCTAAAACAGATAGTTGCGGGCTCACCTATTCCAGTCGTTGCAGACATTCATTTTAACCACACCTACGCACTCATTGTTAGCGAATTTGTTGATGCTATCCGTATAAATCCGGGCAACATCGGCTCAGCAAAAAACATAAAAGCAGTCGTTGATGCCTGCAAGCAGCGAAATTTACCTATCCGCATAGGTGTAAATTCTGGCTCGCTTGAAAAGCAGTTTGAGGATCGCTATGGCCGCACAGTTGAGGCGATGGTGGAGAGTGCGATGTATAACATCAAGCTTCTTGAGGATTTTGACTTCACAGACATTAAAATTTCGCTCAAATCAAGCGACGTTGAACGCACGATGCAAGCTTATAGAGCGCTTCGCCCAAAGACAAACTATCCATTTCATCTTGGTGTTACTGAGGCTGGTACAATATTTCACGCGACTATCAAGTCCGCGATCGCTCTTGGTGGGCTTTTGCTTGAAGGCATCGGCGATACGATGAGAGTTAGCATAACTGGCGAGCTTGAAGAAGAGATCAAAGTCGCAAAGGCGATCTTAAAAGATAGTGGCCGTCAAAAAGAGGGGTTAAACATCATCTC
This region includes:
- the ispG gene encoding flavodoxin-dependent (E)-4-hydroxy-3-methylbut-2-enyl-diphosphate synthase gives rise to the protein MQRYPTKQIKIRNVLIGGDAPISVQSMTFSKTKDVKGTLEQIQRLYFAGCDIVRCAVFDKEDASALKQIVAGSPIPVVADIHFNHTYALIVSEFVDAIRINPGNIGSAKNIKAVVDACKQRNLPIRIGVNSGSLEKQFEDRYGRTVEAMVESAMYNIKLLEDFDFTDIKISLKSSDVERTMQAYRALRPKTNYPFHLGVTEAGTIFHATIKSAIALGGLLLEGIGDTMRVSITGELEEEIKVAKAILKDSGRQKEGLNIISCPTCGRLQADLMAAVKLVEEKTKGIKEPLNVSVMGCVVNAIGEAKGADVAIAFGKGNGMIMRHGEVVARLPESELVDRFLQEIDDEIKSRD